CCAGCCCTTTGAATTAAAATGTGATCATAAGGCAAAGTATTTTTTATTGTTTTATTCATGCTATATTTTATTGTATTATCTAAAGTAAACCCTATAAGTAAAAATACAATAGTCATTGTTATACTTAAAATTATCATAGTAAAGGACATAAAATTTTTTTCAATGCTCTTAAATCCATATAGAAAAACATTATTTTTAAAAGGAATTAAGGTTATAAGCTTTAGTATGCATAAGGTTATTAATAAGAATACTCCTATAAACAGCAATATAAAACATCCTCCATCAAATGCTGCTAATCTTCCAACGTATAAAGAATAAAAAAATAATACTATAGGTACAAATATTACACTAATAATAATAATTTTTTTTCTTGCTTTTTTTACCTCAAATTCATCTTCTCTCATAATAGAAAGTGGTTTTATAGTCTTTAGCATCATAAGTGCTATATTTAAAAATAAAAAGAATAAAACACAATTAAAAACAACACCTTTAAATATAATTACAGTTTTTTCACTTATACCTATTAATTCATTAGTACCGTTAAGAGCTAAAATAACTGTACTTAATTTAAAAGAACATATAGCTGCTAATATTACTGGAATAATTACTATTAATGATACCTCTAGTAACATACTTTTCTTTAAGTTTTTATCCCCAATAGATAACATTTTTAATATTGCAAAATCCTTTTTTCTTCTTAATAAGAGCATAATAGTAGTTGTAATTATTGTGATTATTGATAACATATAAGCCATTTCAGTTATTACACTATAAGACATAATTTCCTTGTCTACATCATTTCGGACAGCTTTCTCTTTATCCTTCAAAGAAGAATATACATATCCATCTTCTATATTCTTTAATCTTTCTTTTAATTTCTCACCATTATCATCATTACCACTATTATCACCATTAATAAACATTAGTCCTTGATTTTTTATCTTCATATTTTTATCAGATAATATTTTTCCATAACCTAATGTTTTTGAATCATTATCAACTCCATAGGGCATATTTTCAATTTTCTTAACTACATAGCTTTTAGTTCCTATTCCCGGATATTCTATTTCTATTTTATCTCCAACTTTAGCTTCAATATTATTGGCTATTGCTTTGTATAAAATTATTTCATCTTTACCAATATTAAATTTGCCTGAAATTAATTTTCCTATAGTTTTTTTACCATTGTTATTTTTATAGTAACCATTTGTTAATTGCTGAGCTTCTACTTTATATCCTTCTTTTTTTAAAGATTCTATCTCGTCATTAAATTTTTCAGAAGGATATTGTACTTGAACCATAATGTCTCCGCCGTTTAGTTGTTTAATGCTATTGTCCATTATCTCTTTAGTATTCTTTGTAATTTGCGGTACTAATAGTGAAATTAATGTGGTAATAAAAATTGATAAAGCTGTAAATGTAAAAACTACTTTCTCACTTTTTAGCTTCTTTAAATTATATAATTTAAAAACATCAAACCACTTCATTAATTACACCATCCTTTAGCAAAAATCTTTTTTCACCCAGTCTTCCAATTTCTTTATCATGAGTTACAATCACAAGAGCGCACCCTATTTCTTTTCTTAAATTTAATAATAAAGAAATTACCTTTTTTCCATTAGCTGAATCTAAAGCTCCTGTAGGTTCATCACAAAAAATTATTTTAGGATTATTTATTAAAGCTCTTACTACTGCTACTCTTTGTGCTTCTCCCCCTGAAAGAGCTGTTGATATAACATTTCTTTTTTCATATAAACCAACTTTTCTTAAAAAATATTCAGCCTTTTCCTTTTTTTCTTTATAAGTTTCCTTTGAGTCAATTGCAATAATAATATTTTCTAATGCTGTTAAGCAACTTATCAAATTATGATTTTGAAAAATAAGACCGATATTTTTTCGTCTTAATTTTTCTATTTCTTTGTCATTTTTAAAATTAACAATTTTATTATTGAATAGA
Above is a window of Clostridium sporogenes DNA encoding:
- a CDS encoding ABC transporter permease, with the protein product MKWFDVFKLYNLKKLKSEKVVFTFTALSIFITTLISLLVPQITKNTKEIMDNSIKQLNGGDIMVQVQYPSEKFNDEIESLKKEGYKVEAQQLTNGYYKNNNGKKTIGKLISGKFNIGKDEIILYKAIANNIEAKVGDKIEIEYPGIGTKSYVVKKIENMPYGVDNDSKTLGYGKILSDKNMKIKNQGLMFINGDNSGNDDNGEKLKERLKNIEDGYVYSSLKDKEKAVRNDVDKEIMSYSVITEMAYMLSIITIITTTIMLLLRRKKDFAILKMLSIGDKNLKKSMLLEVSLIVIIPVILAAICSFKLSTVILALNGTNELIGISEKTVIIFKGVVFNCVLFFLFLNIALMMLKTIKPLSIMREDEFEVKKARKKIIIISVIFVPIVLFFYSLYVGRLAAFDGGCFILLFIGVFLLITLCILKLITLIPFKNNVFLYGFKSIEKNFMSFTMIILSITMTIVFLLIGFTLDNTIKYSMNKTIKNTLPYDHILIQRAGSDLEKILSSNSYIDKYSKFYNTNGKATNSNIKSKAITISEVKKQDYKAKYKILEGEDVFQGNKDQVVISNKYKKINKLKVGDFINIESLSGNFQYRIKGIYDGGEFNSQTILKEYSGIGKENINYIIKSNSDKWMNHIKDSYIVSVDSLSNSISSMLKKSLDIFKYLCFLCIFSSLLFNMNMVYMNYIGNKKDQTILIALGIGKSFCMKYELFKLALLVVTSTTMAFGTYALVLKTTLKLFLDSDTYISFLYLFVSMGISTALSIITFNLPIRNLRKKISLELLRE
- a CDS encoding ABC transporter ATP-binding protein, with product MIEMRNLYKSFIQGNNKQKVLKNINLKVEKNDFITIMGPSGGGKSTLLYTLALLSEPNSGDILFNNKIVNFKNDKEIEKLRRKNIGLIFQNHNLISCLTALENIIIAIDSKETYKEKKEKAEYFLRKVGLYEKRNVISTALSGGEAQRVAVVRALINNPKIIFCDEPTGALDSANGKKVISLLLNLRKEIGCALVIVTHDKEIGRLGEKRFLLKDGVINEVV